The DNA sequence GTCCTTTTTTATGTAAAGCATGTCCACGGCTATGGTCAGGCCCCCTCCTACAATTCCGGTCTTGTGGCAGACCCAGCACTTGGCTTCTTTGCCTTCCATCTCCTCAAAGACTTCTCCCCAGCGCCTCTTTTGCTGGCGTTTTAAGCAGGCGTCGGTCTCTACGCATTCCGGGCCGTCCAGCGGCAAATTAGAATACAGGCCTACGCCGTTGCCCACCCGGACCTCTTTAGGTACGGCCCCGTCGAATCCGCATTTATGGCAGACGGCCCTTGCGTTGCCGCTCCGCGGTCTGCTCCGCCAAAGTCTTATTGACATATATCTTCCAAACCCATTCTATCCTCGTTATAACAAAAAAGCCTCCACTGGGACTCCAGCAGAAGCTATCAGCCCCGACTCTATAAGGACGGTCTGGCAGAGCGCCGGGCGGGCTTCATCACGCTAGACGTAGGGTATCCAATGGCCCAAAGAGGTGTCAAGAATAACGACTGTTGACTATAGCAAAGCGGCCTTTTCGTACATTTTCAGCGTCGCTATGCAGAATATCGGCTAGCCAAAACGTCTTCTGGCATTCATCTTTATTTGCGACTGCGCTTGGCGATATAAAGTAGCGCAACTTGTGGCGATGGCGTATACTTGCGTCGAACGGGTTGCCACTTGCACAGAGGCGTATACCGTATCGTATAGCTGGAATATCCAGCAAAAGGAGTACCGGCTTGAGGATCTACGTTGGGAACCTTCCATATGAGATGGCAGAAGAAGAGCTGCAGAGGACTTTCAGCGCCTACGGGCAAGTGGAGTCAGCCACGGTCATCCGTGACCGGCAGACCGGTCGTTCCAAGGGTTTCGGCTTTGTGGAAATGCCCGCGGCCTCTGAGGCCAAGGCGGCCATTGAAGCCCTTAATGGTAAGCAGATTAACTCCCGCGCTTTGACCGTTAACGAAGCCCGGCCCCGGGAAGAGCGAGGCGGCGGCGGTGGCGGTTTTGGTGGCGGGCGCGGCGGCCAGGGCGGCGGTCAGCGCCGCTATTAGGCCTTAACCGTCCCCTAATTGACCTCTAATAAGGGCCTGCCATCCGGGGCCCTTATTCCTATTGGCGTCCATTCCCTCTTGGGTTATACTACTCTCGAACGGGTTGCCATCTGCTTCAGAGGCGTTCCGTATCGTAAGGCTGCAGAGCAGCAGAAGGAGAAAGGTTTGAGGATCTACGTTGGGAATCTTCCGTATCAGACCCTAGAAGAGGACTTGCAGACAGCATTCGGCGCCTACGGGCAGGTGGAAACGGTTACGATTATCCGTGACCGGCAGACCGGCCGGTCCAAGGGCTTTGGCTTTGTGGAAATGCCGACCGCTTCCGAGGCCAAGTCGGCCATCGAAGCCTTGAACGGCAAGCCGTATCAGTCCCGCAACCTCACCGTCAATGAAGCCCGCCCCCGCGAAGAGGGCAGCGGTTTCGGCGGCGGCCGCGGCGGCATGCGGTAACAAAACCTATCGCGGCCACCGATTTATCGGTGGCCGCGATAAAACTTCAGTCCGCTCTCACCACATATTACAGGGCAGCTAATCTTTGCTCGGCCAACTCCGAGCATTTCGTATTTTGGATGCGTGGAGGCTCGTGTGACGCAAAACAACGCCCTGAAGGTTATTCCCCTGGGGGAGCGCCAGTGGTGGTCCCTGGAAGTGCTGACCGCCAGCATGGTGGGCCTTCCTCTGGGAATAGTGCTGGGCTCGCTAGACCTGGCTTTGCCTTTGGTCCTGGTGATCATGGCCGGCGGCCTGGCCTTTATGTACGCCGGGGGCCTGCCTTTTCGAAAGGCCTCCCGCTCCGCCACCATCACACTCGATGCCACGCCACAGCAGGCCTTCGACGCCGCGGCGTCACTGGCGGGCCGGGCGCCGGCCCTGCAGTGCTTCTGGGGCGCGGCCCTTAAGCTGGAGCCGCCCGTCCCGCTTCAGCCCGGCGCAACTATTCAGAGCGAGTACAAGCTCAACGCTCGACCGGGAACGCTGGTCTGGACTGTGGTGTCGCTCAACAAACCCGGCGGCTTCTCCGTCGATATGGAAAACCGGTACCGGCTGCGGCGATGCCAGGGCCACGCCTCCGTCACCATTGAACCCGCGGGAAACGGCTCGCGAGTCCGTTACACCAGCCGAGTCATTCTACCCCTTACCGCCTCCCACCTCATGGGCGCTTTCTACGCGCGGCTGCTCCTTCGAGGGGCTGCTCGAGACCATATAAAACTGCTCCGGCAAGCCATCGAAACGCCCGTCGTCGCCCCCTAGCCTGACTCCCGCGCCCTTCGCAGCGCCTCCAGCCCCAGGCGTCGCACGTCGGCGGGGATCTCCAACGCCTGACCGTTTATCCACTCCGCCGGGCCTGTGTTCTTGAGCTGCTCCTCGCTGAACCATCGCCAGCCGTCCTTGATAACGGGCGCAGGGCCTAAGGGCCGGCAGAAGTAAATCATGTCGATGTGCTGGTGGAATCCTGTCCTGGGGTCCTGGATATCCTCAACCATAATTGCCTCAGGCGGAAGGACCTGCTGGGGGTATGAGAAGTCGTAAGCGAGCCTGCCCGGGATGACCTCCGCCGGTACGCCAGTCTCCTCTTGGATCTCCCGTAAGACGGCCTGGACTGGGTCTTCATTGGGCTCTATGTGACCTCCCGGCGGCAGCAACGCCCTTACTTTTTTGTGCCAGTGCAGCAGCACCTTGCCCTCATTCACCAGGTACCCGCTGGCGGTGAAATGGCGCGGGACTTTGTGCCCTTTGTGTGGCTCCGCGTTCATGCGCTAAGGATGATAAGGCCTGGATTGAAATGAGTCCAGGGTCAAGTCTCTGTTAATCTCTGATTTCGCCGCTGTTTCTTCTCTTCGCGATACTCGTCTATCAGGCGCTCCACGTCCTCAGGCTTTATGCCTAGTTCACGGGCCTTGCGCTCTCCATAGCGAAATATGCTTTCCCACTCTTTCTCATCCGCTCGACCCCGCAAAACTTCTTGTTGCGTCTCGTCCTTTTCACGTTCCTTGTTTTCCATAGCCCCTACACTATCCCTTCGTTCCGCAAGTCCCGCAGCGACGCCTCGAAGGCCTCCACCGTCTTGTCTATCTGCGCCTCTGTGTGCGCCGACGACACCATGAACACCTGCCCGCCCATGACGTGGACGCCGTGGGTCAGCATGGCTTTGGTTAAGTAGCCGGTGCGCTTGGACGTCATGCCCGCGCGGCGCTCCTCGTAGCTGATAACGGGGTCCTCCGGGTTGCCGCTTTTGGGCCACATGCCCAGCATAGGATTCACCATTGATGCGATGCCATACGCGAAGCCCGGCACCTCGGCCCGTCGGAAGGCGTTGTTGATTCCCTTCTTTAGTCGAGCCGCCAGCTCATCGGCCCGCTGGTTTATGGGCCGCTCCGCCAGCATCTTCAGTCCCACTATGCCCGCCATGGCTGTGGGCGGGTTGGCGTTGAACGTCCCGCCTTGGCCGATTCGACGCACGTTGTCCCAGTCCGGCGTCCCACGAAATGCCATCGTCTCCATAATCTCCGCCTTGCCGCCCACCGCCGCCCCGGGCATGCCCCCTGCCACAATCTTGCCGAAGGTACTGAGGTCGGGGTCGATGTTGTAGCGCACCTGTGCGCCGCCCTTGGACACGCGAAAGCCCGTAATGGTCTCGTCGAAAATCAGCAGCACGCCGTACTTGGCGGTCACCTCTCGAAGCTTGGGCAAGAAGGTCTCGCACTGAATGGGGAAGCAGCTGTAGTGGGCGCCCGTGGGCTCCAGTATCACCGCCGCCACGTCTTTGTCGTTCTTCAGGATGCGCTCGACTTGGTCGATGTCGGGCCGGCATACCAGGACCATGTCCATGATGGCCTTTGGCACCACGGCTGGCGGGTTGTTCCCCTGCGACGGCAGTGCCCATTCGTGCCAGCCGTGGTAGTGCTCCTCGAACTTCAATATCTTGTTCTTGCCCGTAAACGCCCGCGCCATGCGTATGGCTAAGTAGGTGGACTCGGTGCCCGAGTTTGTGAACCGCACCTGCTCTATGGACGGCACCAGCCGCATCACCGCCTCCGCCCACTCGATTTCGAAAGGTGTGCTGCCGCCTAGATGCGTCCCCTGAGCTGTCTGGGCTGCCACCGCCGCCACAATCTCCGGGTGGGCGTGGCCCTGCAGCAGCGCCCCGTTCCCCATCACATAGTCGATGACCTCGTTACCGTCAAGGTCAAACTTCACGCCCGCCATGCCTCGATTGAAATACACCGGGAAGGGCTCGGCGTAGCGGTTCTGGTGCGTGATGCCGCTGGGGAAGTAGCCTACCGCCTTTTTATACGCCTTGGCCGATTCCGCGAACATCTTGGTGTACCGTTCGTCAATGGTTGCCATACGTCACCTCAAAAAGTTTGACCTCCACGGCGCTGTGTCCAATATAGACGATTTGGCTGTCAGCTAAGAAGGGAATTGTAGCGTTTGTGGGTAGGGCTTCGATTGGACGTTTAGTACGCAGCGAAAGTTTAGGTTTTAAGAATGGCGGTGAGTTTAGCACAGCGGGGAGGGAGGGGCAATGGAGGGAGGTCCATGTTTAAGGAAGCTTATGATACTTGGGTATTATAAGAGAAATTTAATAATACTTTTGGGTGCTTTAGTATCATTAGTTGGGAGTTTTAATCCATAACTCGACATGCCAATCCAGTTTGAGACCAGTTCATCACTTTAGATTAACGCTAGATTAACGCTCCTTGGAGTACATTGCTATGCCTTGGGATGCACATCATTTTGAACGTTTACAGAATCTCTTGGGCCAAGAATGGTTGGAAGAAGGGTGTCGAGGTCTAGGAGTTGCAG is a window from the SAR202 cluster bacterium genome containing:
- a CDS encoding RNA-binding protein; its protein translation is MRIYVGNLPYEMAEEELQRTFSAYGQVESATVIRDRQTGRSKGFGFVEMPAASEAKAAIEALNGKQINSRALTVNEARPREERGGGGGGFGGGRGGQGGGQRRY
- a CDS encoding RNA-binding protein, which encodes MRIYVGNLPYQTLEEDLQTAFGAYGQVETVTIIRDRQTGRSKGFGFVEMPTASEAKSAIEALNGKPYQSRNLTVNEARPREEGSGFGGGRGGMR
- a CDS encoding SRPBCC family protein, producing MTQNNALKVIPLGERQWWSLEVLTASMVGLPLGIVLGSLDLALPLVLVIMAGGLAFMYAGGLPFRKASRSATITLDATPQQAFDAAASLAGRAPALQCFWGAALKLEPPVPLQPGATIQSEYKLNARPGTLVWTVVSLNKPGGFSVDMENRYRLRRCQGHASVTIEPAGNGSRVRYTSRVILPLTASHLMGAFYARLLLRGAARDHIKLLRQAIETPVVAP
- a CDS encoding NUDIX domain-containing protein; the encoded protein is MNAEPHKGHKVPRHFTASGYLVNEGKVLLHWHKKVRALLPPGGHIEPNEDPVQAVLREIQEETGVPAEVIPGRLAYDFSYPQQVLPPEAIMVEDIQDPRTGFHQHIDMIYFCRPLGPAPVIKDGWRWFSEEQLKNTGPAEWINGQALEIPADVRRLGLEALRRARESG
- a CDS encoding aminotransferase class III-fold pyridoxal phosphate-dependent enzyme; this translates as MATIDERYTKMFAESAKAYKKAVGYFPSGITHQNRYAEPFPVYFNRGMAGVKFDLDGNEVIDYVMGNGALLQGHAHPEIVAAVAAQTAQGTHLGGSTPFEIEWAEAVMRLVPSIEQVRFTNSGTESTYLAIRMARAFTGKNKILKFEEHYHGWHEWALPSQGNNPPAVVPKAIMDMVLVCRPDIDQVERILKNDKDVAAVILEPTGAHYSCFPIQCETFLPKLREVTAKYGVLLIFDETITGFRVSKGGAQVRYNIDPDLSTFGKIVAGGMPGAAVGGKAEIMETMAFRGTPDWDNVRRIGQGGTFNANPPTAMAGIVGLKMLAERPINQRADELAARLKKGINNAFRRAEVPGFAYGIASMVNPMLGMWPKSGNPEDPVISYEERRAGMTSKRTGYLTKAMLTHGVHVMGGQVFMVSSAHTEAQIDKTVEAFEASLRDLRNEGIV